One Spiroplasma endosymbiont of Dioctria linearis DNA segment encodes these proteins:
- a CDS encoding RsmE family RNA methyltransferase has protein sequence MHSFFLDKIEKDYFEITNDDLHHIKNVIKLKEEEQIFCIYQDEKYLCKIFEISEKSCKARIISKENLIKKNYKVNLILGIIREQKWDFILQKATELGVDNIIPVEFKRNVVKIDVKNEQKKITRWYAICESAAKQSKRVDIPKINSIVRNLQELEYYKADINLVCWEEATNEFLKKEIIKKFKTINIIIGPEGGIDAQEVKKLNKIGYKSIGLGENIMRAETASLFVLSCLNYEKSGG, from the coding sequence ATGCATAGTTTCTTTTTAGATAAAATTGAGAAAGATTATTTTGAAATAACAAATGATGACCTTCATCATATTAAAAATGTTATAAAATTAAAAGAAGAAGAGCAAATATTTTGTATTTATCAAGATGAGAAGTACTTATGCAAGATTTTTGAAATAAGTGAAAAATCTTGCAAAGCAAGAATAATATCAAAAGAAAATTTAATTAAAAAGAACTATAAAGTAAATTTGATTTTGGGTATTATTAGAGAACAAAAATGAGACTTTATTCTCCAAAAAGCTACGGAACTTGGTGTAGATAATATTATTCCTGTTGAATTTAAAAGAAATGTTGTAAAAATTGATGTCAAAAACGAACAAAAAAAGATAACTCGTTGATATGCAATTTGTGAAAGTGCTGCAAAACAATCAAAAAGAGTTGATATTCCAAAAATAAATTCAATTGTTAGAAATTTACAAGAATTGGAATATTATAAGGCAGACATTAATTTAGTTTGCTGAGAAGAAGCAACAAATGAGTTCCTTAAAAAGGAAATTATAAAGAAATTTAAAACCATTAATATAATTATTGGACCTGAGGGTGGAATTGATGCTCAAGAAGTAAAAAAATTAAATAAAATAGGTTATAAAAGTATTGGTTTGGGAGAAAATATAATGAGAGCTGAAACAGCTTCTCTATTTGTATTGAGTTGCTTAAATTACGAAAAAAGTGGGGGATAA
- a CDS encoding 50S ribosomal protein L7, which translates to MGLNIDKLLGSLGMISSAGKLVYGEKLFDQIKLTKVKIVLTTSDMGKSQLKKINDKAKFYNVKIINNLLNSEQLSKAIGRNNIKSIGINDDNFVKLILKNIE; encoded by the coding sequence TTGGGACTAAATATAGATAAATTATTAGGTTCTTTAGGAATGATTTCATCTGCAGGTAAATTAGTTTATGGAGAAAAACTCTTTGATCAAATTAAACTAACTAAAGTAAAAATTGTACTAACAACTTCTGACATGGGAAAAAGTCAATTAAAAAAAATCAATGATAAGGCAAAATTTTATAATGTCAAAATTATTAATAATTTACTTAATTCCGAACAATTAAGCAAGGCTATTGGAAGAAACAATATTAAAAGTATTGGAATTAATGATGATAATTTTGTAAAGTTAATTTTAAAAAACATTGAATAA
- the rbfA gene encoding 30S ribosome-binding factor RbfA produces the protein MANDIKIERNQSTILRELNLILQREFPDSEYLNSLTIHEVRLSNDMGHAKIFYSSMDVNSNKDEVKAEIEENLKEIRMILASKVEMRSVPELTFEFDKTLENANKIEKILKDIK, from the coding sequence ATGGCAAATGATATAAAAATTGAAAGAAATCAATCAACTATTTTGAGAGAATTAAACTTAATTTTGCAAAGAGAATTTCCAGATAGTGAATACTTAAATTCACTCACAATTCATGAAGTGAGATTATCAAATGACATGGGTCATGCAAAGATTTTTTATTCATCAATGGATGTTAATTCAAATAAAGATGAAGTAAAGGCTGAAATTGAAGAGAATTTAAAAGAAATAAGAATGATTCTTGCAAGTAAAGTTGAAATGAGAAGTGTGCCAGAATTAACATTTGAATTTGATAAAACTTTAGAAAATGCTAATAAAATTGAAAAAATACTAAAAGATATTAAATAG
- a CDS encoding lipoprotein, giving the protein MKKLLNLLATVTLSVSAGSSVVACTSNLDKDDKDYETGAKWKGNGAINQEVSKLKENSIKKQISKDLLIKNTSIKSSTYATIEEKDRSSLANKDILTVNDGEFVFSPYADMGIVEDTAEYLMKEKGKSQGTRDVAEKSLKNNVVYNDLGQIAEDSTVITNDSEVTLGFMQNAADTGELVPMWNAGPSKGDGKGILAEKGKETEYAQWFNDRYRNWTGQDKNGSEKIKGKGGQLNPENVRISFGPFANSLWHTAWQNNKTPEELAQVIKAVGYRYDTKKFDFYFAAPYLSARGDYADSQKLLASALKILIESDPTYDFQLSLVMSTKDGVALAPGFGEHGQVNLNLIGDEIYPLYNFTKYLGMNFRLNLVTGYLTVPNDVNTDSDWELEIVKNGALQSAQNWNKLNNIINGVSKDKKFVNKRIKITPWIGRRAEAAAYNFTPKNAADLRVWAKEQNFGGLGMFYISRDVPSEFLDNGATGPAQADRNALDQNIRSGTGFEQFTYAKALNGTISGETVPVIEEKDKDGIKKIGGIDYHEDILANTSLDNLETGGSWEGPSWEGGGGTNPGPGTGGGNGGEVIAPPTGPGKSLYTKWSESNPNRTSSITKKTKSNSFTYFSPYLDAGLYEGNNMQNITSSVNGFDHLTLAFVQQVNNHGDYLDLSIAGSETGTEGFEWWENSQFWGKILEPMAKQNKFENIKVAYGGATTGGFTDKNPWTLANKLFAKNTLTAKEELKKSLIGYQESLVNLANKNGYKDVNMPKAIDFDIEGHAQELDEDNRLLAATIAEMKKEDKDWDFSLTLPVLPTGLTSVGYRVMNIFVEEFKKAGLSQADIPVVNLMLMDYGDPIYVQAIKDGLTNFDLAKQAVNATKNNLATSIESNYGKVSIGNEGLYKLIGATPMIGVNDTVWGVFTEEDAKELYNWSHNVGLGYIGMWSMNDDRGLDVHTKKPINKSLLTHGLAYLEEYDFARAFTGDWTSSLKNPKPEHKIAKNRYKL; this is encoded by the coding sequence ATGAAAAAATTATTAAATTTATTAGCAACTGTAACTTTATCAGTTTCAGCAGGATCTTCTGTTGTTGCTTGTACAAGTAACTTAGATAAAGATGATAAAGACTATGAAACTGGAGCAAAATGAAAAGGTAATGGAGCTATTAATCAAGAGGTTTCTAAGCTAAAAGAAAATAGCATTAAAAAGCAAATCTCTAAGGATTTGTTGATAAAAAATACAAGTATTAAAAGTTCAACATATGCTACTATTGAAGAAAAAGATAGATCTTCTTTAGCAAATAAAGATATTTTAACAGTTAATGATGGGGAATTTGTATTTTCACCTTATGCAGATATGGGAATTGTTGAAGATACAGCAGAGTACTTGATGAAAGAAAAAGGTAAAAGTCAGGGAACTAGAGATGTTGCAGAAAAAAGTTTAAAAAACAATGTTGTTTATAATGACTTAGGACAAATTGCTGAAGACTCAACAGTTATAACTAATGATTCAGAAGTAACATTAGGATTTATGCAAAATGCAGCAGACACAGGTGAGTTAGTTCCGATGTGAAATGCTGGTCCATCAAAAGGAGATGGTAAAGGAATCTTAGCTGAAAAAGGCAAAGAAACTGAATATGCTCAATGATTTAATGACAGATACAGAAATTGAACTGGGCAAGATAAAAATGGAAGTGAAAAAATAAAAGGAAAAGGTGGGCAATTAAATCCAGAAAATGTAAGAATTTCATTTGGACCTTTTGCTAATTCATTGTGACATACAGCATGACAAAATAACAAGACTCCAGAAGAGTTAGCGCAAGTTATTAAAGCAGTTGGATATAGATACGATACTAAAAAATTTGATTTCTATTTTGCAGCACCATATTTATCAGCTAGAGGAGATTATGCTGATTCACAAAAATTATTAGCAAGTGCTTTAAAAATATTAATTGAAAGTGACCCAACTTATGATTTTCAATTATCACTTGTAATGTCAACAAAAGATGGAGTTGCATTAGCTCCTGGTTTTGGAGAACATGGTCAAGTAAACTTAAATTTAATAGGTGATGAGATATATCCATTATATAACTTTACAAAATATTTAGGAATGAACTTTAGATTAAATTTAGTTACAGGTTACTTAACTGTACCAAATGATGTTAATACTGATAGTGATTGAGAGTTAGAAATTGTTAAAAATGGAGCTTTACAATCAGCACAAAATTGAAATAAATTAAATAATATTATAAATGGTGTATCAAAAGATAAAAAATTTGTAAATAAAAGAATTAAAATCACTCCTTGAATTGGAAGAAGAGCTGAAGCAGCAGCATATAACTTTACACCTAAAAATGCAGCTGATTTAAGAGTTTGAGCAAAAGAACAAAACTTTGGTGGTTTAGGAATGTTTTATATATCAAGAGATGTACCAAGTGAATTTTTAGACAATGGCGCAACAGGTCCTGCACAAGCTGACAGAAATGCACTAGATCAAAATATTAGATCAGGTACAGGTTTTGAACAATTTACATATGCAAAAGCTTTAAATGGAACAATTTCAGGTGAAACAGTACCAGTAATTGAGGAAAAAGATAAAGATGGAATTAAAAAAATTGGTGGAATTGATTATCATGAAGATATTCTAGCTAATACATCTTTGGATAATTTAGAAACTGGTGGTAGTTGAGAAGGCCCTTCATGAGAAGGTGGTGGGGGAACAAACCCTGGACCTGGAACAGGTGGAGGAAATGGTGGAGAGGTTATTGCACCTCCAACTGGACCTGGAAAAAGTCTTTATACAAAATGAAGTGAGTCAAATCCGAATAGAACTTCTTCAATTACTAAAAAAACAAAATCTAACAGTTTTACTTATTTTTCTCCATATTTAGATGCTGGATTATATGAAGGAAATAATATGCAAAATATTACTTCTAGTGTTAACGGATTTGATCACCTAACACTAGCCTTTGTACAACAAGTTAATAACCATGGTGACTACTTAGATTTATCAATTGCAGGTAGTGAAACAGGTACTGAAGGTTTTGAGTGATGAGAAAACAGTCAATTCTGAGGTAAAATTTTAGAACCAATGGCAAAGCAAAATAAATTTGAAAATATTAAAGTGGCTTATGGTGGAGCAACTACAGGTGGATTTACAGATAAAAATCCTTGAACTTTAGCAAATAAATTGTTTGCTAAAAATACACTAACAGCAAAAGAAGAACTTAAAAAATCTTTAATTGGCTATCAAGAATCATTAGTTAATTTAGCTAATAAAAATGGTTATAAAGATGTTAATATGCCAAAAGCAATTGACTTTGATATTGAAGGACATGCTCAAGAATTAGATGAGGATAATAGATTGTTGGCAGCAACAATTGCTGAAATGAAAAAAGAAGATAAGGATTGAGATTTCTCATTAACTTTACCAGTATTGCCTACAGGTTTAACTTCTGTTGGTTATCGTGTAATGAATATATTTGTTGAAGAATTTAAAAAAGCAGGATTAAGCCAAGCTGATATACCAGTTGTTAACTTAATGTTAATGGACTATGGTGATCCGATTTATGTACAAGCTATCAAAGATGGATTAACTAACTTTGATTTAGCAAAACAAGCAGTAAATGCTACAAAAAATAACTTAGCAACTTCAATTGAAAGTAATTATGGAAAAGTTTCAATTGGTAATGAAGGACTTTATAAATTAATTGGGGCAACTCCAATGATTGGAGTTAATGATACAGTTTGAGGTGTATTTACTGAAGAAGATGCAAAAGAATTGTATAATTGAAGCCACAATGTTGGTTTAGGATATATTGGAATGTGATCAATGAATGATGATAGAGGATTAGATGTTCATACTAAAAAGCCAATAAACAAAAGTTTATTAACTCATGGTTTAGCTTATTTGGAAGAATATGACTTTGCTAGAGCCTTTACTGGAGATTGAACAAGTTCATTGAAAAATCCTAAGCCAGAACATAAAATTGCTAAAAACAGGTATAAACTCTAG
- a CDS encoding lipoprotein — translation MKKLLNLLASTSLVVSAGGSVVACGNVMDAKDKTFETGEQWKGNGNINNEINTIKQNSVKKQISKDLLTKNTNKNSLTYGVIKEEDRSSLAGVEKLTINSDEFIFSPYADMGIVEDTAEYLMKDKGKSQGTRAEAEKSLNGKNIIYNDLGEIAGKENVITQNSEVTLGFMQNAADTGDLVPMWNAGPSKGDGKGILAKEGEETEYAKWFNDRYRDWTKKSSKTKITSHNDGGNLNPENVRISFGPFANSLWHSAWQNNKTPEELAEVIENVGKKYGTKKFDFYFAAPYLSRQGDYLDSQILLASALKILIEKDLSYDFQLSLVMSTEDGLALHPGFGDKGVNNLNLLGDEIYPLYNFTKYLGINFRLNLVTGYLTVPNDVNTDSDWELKQIQDGALQSAQNWMEINKVTNGDEKDLSYMKKRIKITPWIGRRAEAAAYNFTPKDAAELRTWAVKEEFGGLGMFYISRDVPSHFQDNGLTGPAQADQNALDQNIRSGSGFKQFTYAEALNGNLLANAIPKEITDKEEVIKELKAIDYKNDIQANKALDNLENPGNWEGPSWEGGGGTNPGPGAGSSGGEAIMPPTGPGKSLYTKWSDANPNRKSSITKKTKANKSTYFSPYLDAGLYEGNNMQNITSSVNGLDHLTLAFVQQVNNHGDYLDLSIAGSETGTEGFDWWESNQLWDKILKPFADQNTFENIKVAYGGATTGGFTEKNPWTLANKLNPNSPEKAKKDLKEGLIRYQDSLVKLANKKGKNVKMPKAIDFDIEGHAQELDEDNRLLAATIAEMKKEDKSWDFSVTLPVLPTGLTSVGYRVMNIFVEEFKKAGLDEKDLPVVNLMLMDYGDPIYAQAIKDGLTNFDLAREAVNATKNNLATSIEKNYGKVSIGNQGLYKLIGATPMIGVNDTVLGVFTEEDAKELYNWSHNVGLGYIGMWSMNDDRGLDVHSKKPVNKSLLTHGLAYLEEYDFARAFAGDWTKSLKNPKPEYRKLKG, via the coding sequence ATGAAAAAATTATTAAATTTATTAGCAAGTACAAGCTTAGTTGTATCTGCTGGTGGTTCAGTTGTAGCTTGTGGAAATGTAATGGATGCAAAAGACAAAACTTTTGAAACAGGTGAACAATGAAAAGGTAATGGAAACATAAATAATGAAATTAATACTATAAAACAAAATAGTGTTAAAAAGCAAATATCAAAGGACTTATTAACAAAAAATACAAATAAAAATAGTTTAACTTATGGAGTTATTAAAGAAGAAGATAGATCTTCTTTAGCAGGTGTTGAAAAATTAACAATTAACTCTGATGAGTTTATTTTCTCTCCCTATGCAGATATGGGAATTGTTGAAGATACAGCAGAATACTTGATGAAAGATAAAGGAAAAAGTCAAGGTACAAGAGCTGAAGCAGAAAAAAGTTTAAATGGAAAAAATATTATTTATAATGACTTAGGTGAAATAGCTGGTAAAGAAAATGTTATTACACAAAATTCAGAAGTAACATTAGGATTTATGCAAAATGCAGCAGATACTGGTGATTTAGTTCCAATGTGAAATGCTGGACCTTCAAAAGGTGATGGAAAAGGAATTTTAGCTAAAGAAGGTGAAGAAACTGAATATGCTAAATGATTTAATGATAGATATAGAGATTGAACAAAAAAAAGTTCTAAAACAAAAATAACAAGTCATAATGATGGTGGGAATTTAAATCCAGAAAATGTAAGAATTTCTTTTGGACCTTTTGCCAATTCTTTATGGCATTCCGCTTGACAAAATAATAAAACTCCAGAAGAATTGGCAGAAGTAATTGAAAATGTTGGAAAAAAATATGGTACTAAAAAGTTTGATTTTTATTTTGCAGCACCGTATTTATCACGTCAAGGAGATTACTTAGATTCACAAATACTATTGGCTAGTGCTTTAAAAATTTTAATTGAAAAAGATTTAAGTTATGATTTCCAATTATCACTTGTAATGTCTACAGAAGATGGTCTTGCATTACATCCTGGTTTTGGAGATAAGGGAGTTAATAATTTAAATTTATTAGGTGATGAAATTTATCCTTTATATAACTTTACAAAATATTTAGGTATTAATTTTAGATTAAATTTAGTTACAGGTTATCTAACTGTGCCAAATGATGTTAATACTGATAGTGATTGAGAATTAAAGCAAATCCAAGATGGAGCTTTACAATCAGCACAAAATTGAATGGAAATAAATAAAGTAACAAATGGAGATGAAAAAGATCTAAGTTACATGAAAAAAAGAATTAAAATCACTCCTTGAATTGGAAGAAGAGCTGAAGCTGCTGCTTATAACTTTACTCCAAAAGATGCAGCTGAATTAAGAACTTGAGCTGTTAAAGAGGAATTTGGTGGTTTAGGAATGTTCTATATTTCAAGAGATGTACCAAGTCATTTTCAAGATAATGGATTAACAGGTCCAGCTCAAGCTGACCAAAATGCATTAGATCAAAACATTAGATCTGGCTCAGGTTTCAAACAATTTACATATGCAGAAGCATTGAATGGAAATTTATTAGCAAATGCTATTCCAAAAGAAATTACAGATAAAGAGGAAGTTATTAAGGAGTTAAAGGCTATTGATTATAAAAATGATATTCAAGCAAATAAAGCATTAGACAATTTAGAAAATCCTGGTAATTGAGAAGGACCTTCATGAGAAGGTGGTGGGGGAACAAACCCTGGACCTGGAGCAGGATCTAGTGGAGGAGAAGCAATTATGCCTCCAACTGGACCTGGAAAAAGTCTATATACAAAATGAAGTGATGCAAATCCAAATAGAAAATCTTCAATTACTAAAAAAACAAAAGCAAATAAATCAACATATTTCTCACCTTATTTAGATGCTGGGTTATATGAAGGAAATAATATGCAAAATATTACTTCTAGTGTTAATGGACTTGACCACTTAACATTAGCTTTTGTGCAACAAGTAAATAATCATGGTGATTACTTAGATTTATCAATTGCAGGTAGTGAAACAGGGACTGAAGGTTTTGACTGATGAGAAAGCAATCAACTTTGAGATAAAATTTTAAAACCATTTGCAGATCAAAATACCTTTGAAAATATAAAAGTAGCTTATGGTGGAGCAACTACAGGTGGATTTACAGAAAAAAATCCTTGAACTTTAGCAAATAAATTAAATCCAAATAGTCCTGAAAAAGCAAAAAAAGATCTTAAAGAAGGTCTAATTCGTTATCAAGATTCATTGGTAAAATTAGCTAACAAAAAAGGCAAAAATGTTAAAATGCCAAAAGCAATTGATTTTGATATTGAAGGACATGCTCAAGAATTAGATGAAGATAATAGATTATTGGCAGCAACAATTGCTGAAATGAAAAAAGAAGATAAATCATGAGACTTTTCAGTAACTTTACCAGTATTGCCTACCGGTTTAACTTCTGTTGGTTATCGTGTAATGAATATATTTGTTGAAGAATTTAAAAAAGCTGGATTAGATGAAAAAGATCTACCAGTAGTTAATTTAATGTTAATGGACTATGGGGACCCAATTTATGCACAAGCAATCAAAGATGGATTAACTAACTTTGATTTAGCAAGAGAAGCAGTAAATGCTACAAAAAATAACTTAGCAACTTCAATTGAAAAAAATTATGGAAAAGTTTCAATTGGAAACCAAGGTCTTTATAAATTAATTGGAGCAACTCCAATGATTGGTGTTAATGATACAGTTCTAGGCGTATTTACTGAAGAAGATGCAAAAGAATTGTATAACTGAAGTCATAATGTTGGTTTAGGATATATTGGAATGTGATCAATGAATGATGATAGAGGATTAGATGTTCATTCTAAAAAACCAGTTAATAAAAGTTTATTAACTCATGGTTTAGCATATTTAGAGGA
- the infB gene encoding translation initiation factor IF-2, with the protein MAKNIKQENNKNQQSKNKSKAHSANIKNQLKQTTETGLIDGIFVYTEPLSIADFAKKLNKGPAEIVKWFFTNGSMVTQNQILSEEQMGELCIEFGYDFKKETTVTKENIFETFNEKDDPKDLTAKPPIVTIMGHVDHGKTTLLDSIRNANVTDGEFGGITQHIGAYQTTIKSNKITFIDTPGHEAFTEMRARGSEVTDIVILVVAADDGVMPQTEEAIDHAKAASVPIIVFVNKIDKQGADPNKVKMELMNYGIVAEEYGGDIPFIEGSAKGKVGLDTLLETILLISELKDLKANANKFARGTVIEAKLDKNRGPIATILVQDGTLKIRDIIIAGGTFGTIKDLENENKAKLVEVSPGQPAVIIGLNEVPKAGDKFIVVTEEKMARDIAKAQFEKQQNEARQKNQTFTLDSIKNKIESGELKSINLILKADTQGTVEAVRNSMLKISIEGVKINVIRATVGAISASDVTLALASDALIYGFNVRPTSQVRQKAEEDSVQIRLHNIIYKLIEEITEAATGMLDPVFEEKSLGEAQVRQLFRHSQVGTIAGCRIMSGVVPRSSKVHILRDGIVVYSGEISSLKNKKEDIKEAKEGQECGITIKNFNDLKENDIIEAYKVEEVK; encoded by the coding sequence ATGGCAAAAAATATAAAACAAGAGAATAATAAGAATCAACAGTCTAAAAATAAATCTAAAGCACATAGTGCAAATATAAAAAATCAACTAAAACAAACAACAGAAACTGGTTTGATTGATGGTATTTTTGTTTATACAGAACCGTTATCAATTGCGGATTTTGCAAAGAAACTAAATAAAGGACCAGCAGAAATTGTAAAATGATTTTTTACTAATGGTTCAATGGTAACTCAAAATCAAATTCTCTCAGAAGAACAAATGGGTGAATTATGCATTGAATTTGGCTATGATTTTAAAAAAGAGACTACTGTTACTAAGGAAAATATTTTTGAAACGTTTAATGAAAAAGACGATCCAAAGGACTTAACAGCAAAACCTCCAATAGTAACAATTATGGGTCATGTTGACCATGGTAAAACAACATTATTAGATTCAATTAGAAATGCAAATGTTACAGATGGAGAGTTTGGGGGAATTACTCAACATATTGGTGCTTATCAAACAACAATAAAGTCAAATAAAATTACCTTTATTGATACTCCTGGACATGAAGCTTTTACAGAGATGCGAGCAAGAGGAAGTGAAGTTACTGATATAGTAATTTTGGTAGTTGCAGCAGATGATGGTGTTATGCCTCAAACCGAAGAAGCAATTGACCATGCAAAAGCAGCTAGTGTTCCAATTATTGTTTTTGTAAATAAAATTGATAAACAAGGTGCAGATCCAAATAAAGTTAAAATGGAATTAATGAATTATGGAATTGTAGCAGAAGAATATGGTGGCGATATTCCATTTATTGAAGGTTCTGCAAAAGGAAAAGTGGGTCTAGATACATTATTAGAGACTATCTTATTAATTTCTGAATTAAAGGATTTAAAGGCAAATGCTAATAAATTTGCAAGAGGAACTGTTATTGAAGCTAAATTAGATAAAAATAGGGGTCCTATTGCAACAATTTTAGTACAAGATGGTACTTTAAAAATTAGAGATATTATTATTGCTGGGGGAACATTTGGAACTATTAAAGATTTAGAAAATGAAAATAAGGCTAAACTTGTTGAAGTATCTCCAGGTCAACCAGCAGTTATTATTGGTTTAAACGAAGTTCCTAAAGCAGGAGATAAATTTATTGTTGTTACTGAAGAAAAAATGGCAAGAGATATTGCAAAAGCTCAGTTTGAAAAACAACAAAATGAAGCAAGACAAAAAAATCAGACATTCACTTTAGATTCAATTAAAAATAAAATTGAATCTGGTGAATTAAAATCAATTAATTTAATTTTAAAAGCTGATACTCAAGGTACAGTTGAAGCTGTTCGAAATTCAATGCTAAAAATTAGTATTGAAGGAGTAAAAATTAATGTAATTCGTGCAACAGTTGGAGCAATATCAGCAAGTGATGTTACATTGGCTTTGGCATCCGACGCACTAATTTATGGTTTTAATGTAAGACCAACATCACAAGTTAGACAAAAAGCGGAAGAAGATAGTGTGCAAATAAGATTGCACAATATTATCTATAAATTGATTGAAGAAATAACAGAAGCTGCTACTGGTATGTTAGATCCTGTTTTTGAAGAAAAATCTCTTGGAGAAGCTCAAGTAAGACAATTATTTAGACACTCACAAGTTGGAACAATAGCAGGATGTAGAATTATGAGTGGAGTTGTACCACGTTCTTCAAAAGTTCATATTTTAAGAGATGGAATTGTAGTTTATAGTGGAGAAATATCTTCTTTAAAAAATAAAAAAGAAGATATAAAAGAAGCTAAAGAAGGACAAGAATGTGGTATTACAATTAAAAACTTTAATGATCTAAAAGAAAATGATATTATAGAAGCATATAAGGTAGAAGAGGTGAAGTAA